CGCAACGCTCCGCCGCCACCATGGCGGCCGGAGTTTTACGTCTAGACGCGAAACGGCCCGGCCGAAGGGCCGGGCCGCTCGCTGAGCGAGGTGCGGTTAGTCGTCGTTGCGGATGGTGCCTACGCCGATCGGGTCGGTCAGGACCAGGCCGGGGATGCCGGCGACGATCAGGGTGAGGGTTTCGTTGGGCTCGCGCTGGCGGTCGCCCTTCACCGTTACGTCGACCGTTGTTGACGTGGCGCCGGCTGGCAGGGTGCGGCAGCCGATTACCGGGTCGTAGTCAGAGCCTGCCCGAGCCGTCAGGCCCAGCGTGGTGCCGCACAGCAGGACCGGCTCGGACAACGGGCGGGAGACCGACACCGTGAAGCTGAGCTTTGTCGTGCCGGAGTTGCCCTCCGTCACCGCGGCGTCGGAGACCTTCAGCTCGGCCCTTGAGGAGAAGCGGGCCACCTGTGGGTCGTGGTCGCTCGAACCGCGTGAGCCGTCGCCGTCGTAGTTTGCTGACCAGTCGGCGTTGATGTGTGCCGCCCGCATCTGCACCAGGTCGCCGTAGAGCGGGGCGTTGACGAACAGGTGGTCCAGGGTCTGGGCCTGGCCTTCGAAGGAGTACGAATATGCGCTGGCCGGCACGTCGCGCACCAGGTCTTCCCACAGGTTGTGCAGGCCGGCGTTGTAGAGCGGGGCGAGTTGGTCGCCCGGGTTGGACTGCACCGGGTCGTCGGGGCGCGGGAAGACGTTGAGGTCTCCGCCGTAGACCACGCGGGCGTTGGGGTCTGCCGCCTCGATCGCCTTGACGATTTCGGCGCCGTAGCCGGCCTGCTCGCGGCGTTGGCCGATGCGGCCGTCGGGGCCCGACGAGTAGTGGTTGCTGATTGCCCACACGACCTGGCGCTCGCTGCTGCCGGGGGTTGCCGACACCAGGAACTTGGCCACCTGGGGTGCGCGGGTGAAGACGTCGGAACCGTCCACCCCGGTCGACGTGTCTACGTCGGCGGGCAGGTCGGCGTTGAGCGACTTCGGGTTCTGCACGTCGGTGTTGTAGGGGAGCGGGGCACCTCGGTAGGAGACGCCCGAGTTGGTGCCCAGCACCGCGTCGGCCGGCGTCACGGGGGCCAGGGAGACCCGGTCGGTGCGGTAGAGGAACGCCGCGGTGATGCCGCGGTCGTCGGCGCCGTCACGGTCGAAGGCGGCGGCGTACGCCGGACCGCCCTTGGCCTTGATGGTCAGCGCCAGTTCCTGGATCGTGTCGGGCGCGCCGTCGGCGTTGTCGGTGGTGCCGCAGACCAGTGCGCCGCCCGAGACGGAACAGATGTCCTGGTCTTCGGCTTCCTGCACGAGGATCAGGTCGGGGCCGTGCAGGTCGTTGGTGATCTGGTCGGCGAGCGACGCGAGTTGGGCGTCGTATTCGGCCTGGGTGAGCGGGACGTAGTCGAACGGCGGGGAGACGCCGGGGCAACCGGTGTTGCCCAGGAAGTCGCAGCCGTCGAAGGGGTCGTCGCGGAAATCGTACAAATTCTCGACGTTGTACGTGGCTACCGCGTACTCCGTGTTGCGGTTAGCGGCTTTTGGTGGGTTGTTCTTCGACGGGTCGGTGCCGCCCGCGAAGGTGACCTGCTCGGGCTGGATGCCGAACTTGTCGAACGAGAAGTAGAGGCCGCCGACCGCGTCGCTGGTGAGCTTGTCGAAGGTGTGCACCGGCGGGAGGAGCGTGGTGCTGTCGCCGGAGCGGTCCTTGACGCCCATCGTGCCGAAGAGGATCCGGTTGCCGTTCTCGTCGTCGAACTTGGCCGGGTTGTTGTCGAGCGGGTGCGAGTCGCGGAAGACCCTTTGGGCGTACGGGTCGGTGCGGGCCAGCAGCGGGTCGTTCTTGTCGATCACCCACACCTCGGAGTCGGCGGTGCTGGCGAACACGTCGCGGCCGCTGACCGCCTGTGCGCCGGCCCGGACCCGCATCCGCATGCCCTCGTGCCGCTCCCAGAACCGGTCGGCGGTGGCGAGGTCGACCGGGGGCACCGCGTCGGTGACCGCTACGTCGGTGTCGACGTTGAGGCCGCTGGCCAGCTTGGACACCAGCGAGGCGCTGGCGATCTCGGTCAGGTTGAAGTATTCGGTGACCCGGCCGCGGAGCACGATCTCGTCGCCGACCACCGGCTGGTAGCCGCCGATCAGCGTGGGGAACGTGCTGGTGTAGACGAACACGCCGTCAGAGGTGAGCGGGTCGCCGTCGTCGGCGCCGGCCCGGCTCTGGAAGAAGAAGCCGTATTGCAGCGCGCCGGCCGCGGTGCGGGAGAGCGCCCGCTGGGTGACCACGCCGCGGATGTCGTAGAGCTGGGCGCTGTTGCCGCTGGCCGGAGCGAGCGGCGAACGGTCGAGCTTGCCCTGCTCGGCGTCGGTGGTCTGGCCCTGCACCTCGCCGACCGTCAGCACGTGGTTGACCTGGACGGTCAGCGTGCAGGACGCGGTCGTGCCGCCCTCGTCGCGCGAGGTCACGACGACGGCGTAGCTGCCACCCGGCAGGTCGGCGCTGGCGGTGATCGTGGCGGTGGCGGTGGCGCCCGGGCCGCTGGCGGCTGTGAACGCGGTGCGGCTGATGCTGCCGGCGGTCGGCGCCGGGGTCACCGAGGTGATGTCGAGGTCAGCGATCGTGTCGTCGGGGTCTGCCGCCGTGACGTCGCGGGTCGCCGCCGTGCCGGCCGCGGTGACCAGCGCGCTGCCGCAGGTGACGACCGCGGGCGCGTCGACGGGGCCGCCGCCGGTCGAGTGGCTGCCGAGGCCGCCGAAGGTGTCGACGGCGAAGCCGTCCCATTCGGTCGCCGGGTCGAACGCGTCGGTCGGGTCGAGGTCGCCGGCCGTCACGGTCGCCTTGCGGCGCAGCGTGTTGTCGGCCGTGCTGGTCAGCCCGGTGCCCCACTCGGTGCCGGGGTCGACGCCCACCTGGCCGAGCGAGTCGACCACCGCGCCGCTCTTGCGCAGCACGATCGCGTCGTCGCCGTTCCAGAGGCCGGATCCGGTGGTGGCGTCGGCCTGGGCCAGGATCTCGGCGCCCGACGCGGAGTGGGCGAAGACGAACACGTCGCCGTCGGCGACCGTGCCAGTGAGCGAAGCGGTGAAGCTCGCGGTGGTCGCGCCGTTGAAATAGACCTGGAGCTGGTAGGCGGAAAGGTCGACGGGCGCGCCGGTGCCGTTGTAGAGCTCGACGGCCTTGTTGTTGGACGAGCCCTCGACGTATTCGGAGATGAGCAGGTCGGTCGGCGCGGCGAACGCGCTGGTCGAGACGCCGACCAGGGCGGTGGTCGCGGTCAGGGTCGCGGCCGCGAGTATCGCGGGCGCGCGGAATGAGCGCACAGAAGCCTCCAGGGGTGGTGGGGGCACAAGGGGTGGGTCAATCCTGAATGGAACAGCAATCCAGGGCTGTCTAACAGCCCTGGATGGCGATCACGTGTCGAGCCGCTAAACGCCGTGCTCGAGGCGGCGCAGGATGTCGGCCAGGTCGGCGCCGTATTCGTACCACTCGCGGTCGGGTTGGAAGCCCAGCTCGGCGTTGACCTTGAGCATCGACTCGTTGGCCTGTGCGTTCCAGGTCTGCACCTCGGCGAGCTTGGGCTCGGCCGAGCGCAGCTCGAACAGCATCCGCGCCTTGATGGCCCGGTCGATGCCGTAGCCGCGGTGGTCCTGGACGACGATCGTGTCGTATTGGTCGGCGCGGGTGGGGTGTTGGGCCGGGACGACGACCTCGGTCAGCCCCGCCACGTCGCCGGTCTTCTCGTGGATGGCGAGCACGATGTAGGGCTTCATGCCCCGGCGGTGCAGGCAGTCGAGGCTCGCGCGTAGTCGTTGCGGGTCGTAGGAGCTCGGTCGTAGGTCGAGGTCGCCGTCGTCGACCTCACGCAGCTCGGCCTTGGCCTTGGCGTAGGCGTCGAGCAGGTCGTCGGGCGGGCCACCCGGGCAGAACTCGAGGTGGTAGCCGGCCCCGATGCCGCGGGCCATCTCGCCGAGCGAGAGCCAATCGACCGAGTTGAGCCGGAGCACACTGCGGGTCTCGGTGTATTCGCGGACGAAACCCACTGATTCGAAGAACGTGACAGCCGGGGTGCCGCCGACAACCTCGGCGCCGATAACGGAAAAGCCTTCGTGATAGGTCTTCCGGGCCGCCTGGGCGAGCATTTCCCGGGCCAGCCCGGCGCGCCGGGCCTTGGGGTGGATCAGCAGCTCGACCACGCCGATGTCGCCCAGGAGCAGCACGTTGGCGTGCCCGACCACCCGAGGTGGCCCGCCGTTGCCGCTGGGTTCCTCGGCCAGCCAGGAAATGCGTCGCTCACCCGGCATCGTCTCCGCGAGGTATTCACGAAGATAACTCTCTTGCCACAGTGGGTCATCCGGCAGGTCCGCCATGAGCACCGCATTCAGGCTGTCCAACATCGACCTGAGCTCATCGGCGGAGGCGGTTTTGGGATCCCACTCGCGCACCATCACCTGTCTAGCTTGCCGCTAACGGGTCCGAGGCGAAAGGCCTTAGTTCTCCAAAGTGCCGAAGCCATTACGCTACGTGCGACTCTTGGTGCCGTAGTCGTTGGCTGCGTTGAACACGTCTTGGGCGTATCGCTGCACGTCGTTGTAGCTGAGGATGGCGCCCCACCAGTCTTGGGCCTTGCTGAGGTCTCGCCCGTTTCCGCACAGATAGTTAGCTGCTGCGAGGGCTGCGTCGTCGATGTCGTGGGGATCCTTGATGCCGTCGTTGTCCGCATCCGCACCGGAAGTGGCCCAGGTGCTGGGGATGAACTGCATCGGGCCGACGGCTCGGTCGTAGGTCGGGTCACCGTCGAGTTGGCCGTCGTCGGTGTCGGTGATCCGCTGGCGGTTGCCCTGACCGTCGAGCGGGAGGCCGATGATGTGCGGGAAGGTCTGGCCGTCGGAGGCCAGCGTCGCGCCGTTGGCGGTGCCGTGTGCTGACTCGACCTTGCCGATCGCGGCGAGCGTGGTCCAGGAGATGTGGCAGGTCGGCTTGTTCTGGCCGGCGACGAGTTCGGCGTAGCCGTAGGCGCGGACCGCGGTGACGCTGATGCCGGTCTTGGTGGCGACCTGCTGGGCCCAGGTGGTGAGCACGTCGGCCGGCTGGCCGCCGCCGCCCTGCACGGGCGGGTTGGCCGGGTTGGTCGTCGCGGTCGCCGTCGGGAACCCCGGGTTGACCGGATCGGTCGGCGCGAACCCGGTCGGCAGGCCGGCACCGGGAGTGGCGCCGGCGGACGGGTCGCCGGCGGGGCTGCCCGCCGGGCTCGGGTGTGCCGCGGGTGGCGCGTTGGCCGGCAGCACCACAGCGCCGGCCACGGCGGTCACGCCGATCAGCGCGAACAGCAGCGCGCCCGGGAGGACCAGCCGCCCGCTCGGGGAGCGGGACCACCGGCCGAGCGCCGCGGAGCGGGCCTTGAGCGCGGCCCCGGCGGCGACGCCCCGGTCGGCGGGGCGCTCGATTCCGGGCGGCGGGCGCCGCGCGGGATCCCACTCGGAGCCGAGGTCAATGTCGACCTTGACGGCTGTCGATTTCGCCGCTTCAGACTTTTCGGGCTCGACTTTGACGGGTTCTGGCTCAACAGGCGCTGGCATCGCCTTCTTGTCGCCCGGCGCGCGCTGGTCGGGCACGGACGCCCGAAGCTTCGCGGCAGCCGTCGGCGACTCCTCCCCGGCACCCACGTGAAAGAGCCTACCGATCCAGGTGCCCGATGCGGCAAGGCGGAGGCCGTACCCTGTCTGGCATGCCCCGTTATGAGTTCCGTTGCCGCGCCTGCGGCAGCACCTTTGAAGTAAACCGCCCGATGGCCGAGGCGAGCGCGCCCGCGCAATGCCCCGACGGCCACGCCGACACCGTCAAGCTGCTCTCCGCGGTCTCCGTCGGCGGCCTCGGTGGCTCCGCGCCCGCGCCGGCCGCGGGTGGCGGCGGCGGTTGCTGCGGCGGTGCCTGCGGCTGCTGATCCCGGTCGGTCACCGCCTGTCGATCATCCGTTGGTCCTGTTAGGACTGACCAACGGTGCCGCAACTACCCACCAGACACCTCGTTACTCAGCCGTACAACCGCGGCCGGACACCCGCGGTTAACCCCGGCGTAGCACATTGCCCCTGGTGGGGGCGGGTTTTCGACCTTGAGCCGCGCTGGGCCACCCGAACCTACGATGCGCCGGCTGACCGGAGTGCGGCAGCATGGACCCCGACTTCCAGGGGGGCGGAGGTTTCACGCGTGCCGGGACGAGTTCACCTTCCCAGTGGTTTGGTGACTTTCTTGTTCACCGACATCGAGGGCTCGACCCGTCTTGCCCAGATGCTCGGTGCGGGTTACCGGCCGGTGCTCACCGAGCACCGGCGACTGCTGCGTGCCACGCTCGCGTCCAGCCACGGCATCGAACTGTTCACTGAGGGCGATTCCTTCTTCGTCGCGTTCGACGACGCCGGCGCCGCGCTCGAAGCCTGCGTCACCGCGCAGCGCGCCCTGGCCAACCACGACTGGCCGACGCCCGAGGCCACGCCAAGGGTCCGGATGGGCCTGCACACCGGGCAGGCGGTGCCGCTCGCCGGCGAATACGCGAGTCCGGAGGTGCACCGGGCGGCCCGGATCGCCGCCGCCGCGCACGGCGGCCAGGTGCTGCTCTCCGCCGCGACCGTGCACCACGCCGCTCCGCTGCCCGCCGACGCGTCCCTGATCGACCTGGGGCTGCACCGGCTGCGCGGCTTCGACGACCGGGAACGCCTCTTCCAACTCGTCGCGCCGGGCCTGGCCCGCGACTTCCCGCGGCCCCGCACGGTCGACGAGGCGGCGCACAACCTCCCCACCCAGGTGACCTCGTTCATCGGCCGGCAGTCCGAGCGGGCCGAGCTTTCCGCCCTGCTGCGCGACAACCGGTTGGTCACCGTCGTCGGCGCGGGCGGTGGCGGCAAGACCCGGATCGCCGTCGAGGTGGCCGGCAAGCTGGTCGACTCCTATCCCGACGGTGTCTGGTTCGTCGACATCGCCACGGTGACCGATCCGGGCCTGGTCGCGTTCGCCGTCGCCGCGGTCTTCGGCCTGCGTCCCGAGCCCGGCCGCCCGATGATCGACACCCTGGTCGACTACGCGGCGAGCAAGCGGATGCTGCTCATGCTCGACACCTGCGACGCCCAGCCCGGCGCCTCCGCCGAGGCGATCTCCCGGTTGCTCACCGGCGGCAGCGCGCTGCGGGTGCTGGCCACCAGCCGGGAACCGTTCGGCCTGCCCGGCGAGGTGGTGTGGCGGATCCCGCCGCTGTCGACCGAGCCGGCACCCGGCGGCGGGCCCAGCGACGCGATGGCGCTGCTGCTCGACCGCACGGCCGCCGCCCGTGGTGGGCGCCGGGGCGGGTTGACCGAGTCGTCGGAGCTGCAACGGGTGGTGTCCCGGCTCGACGGCCTGCCGCTGGCGATCGAGCTGGCCGCCGCGCGGCTGCGGGTGCTCTCCGCGAGCCAGCTGGCCGAGCGCCTCGATGACGTGCTCGGCACCCTCGACGCCGGCCGCGACGACGCCTTCGAGTCCACACCGATGGGTGGCACCGCCGGCAACCAGGAAGACACCGTCGACCTCAACGCGGCGGCGCTCGGCGAGGCGCGCAGCGCGCAGACCCGGGCCGCGCTCCGCTCGGCGACGCAACGGCACGCCACCATGCAGGCGACCGTCACCTGGTCCTACCGCACCCTTGGCCCACGTGCCGCCCGGCTGCTGCGCTGGCTCTCCGTCTTCGCCGGCCCGGTCGACCTGGCCACCGTCGAGTGGCTGCTCAACGACGACCCGCTCGACCCGCTGGCCGTCCTGGTCGACAAGTCGATGATCCAAGTGGAGCCGCACGGCGCGGCGAGCAGTTACCGGATCCTCGACCCCATCCGCGCGTACGCGGCCCGCCGCCTGGTCGACGCCGGCGAGGAGCGGGGCGCCCGCGACCGGCACGTCGCCTGGTGCGGCCACGCGCTACAGCGGGTGTTCCACGGCGCCGACGGCCGCCCGGTGACGCTGTCGCTGGCCGCCCTCGACCCGCTGGCCGACGAGGTGCGCGCCGCGTTGCGCTGGACCGCGACCGGCGGCAGTGCCCGGCTGGGCCTGCGGCTGGCCAGCGGCCTCGACCAGTGGTGGCGGGAGCGCGGGCTGGCCCGGGAGGGCCGGCTCTGGTTGTTCCGCCTCTACGGCCGGATCGCCGAGACCGGTGAGCCGATTCCCGACGCCGAGCTGGCGGCGGCCTACCACATGCACTCGCAGCACGCCGCCGCCGACGGCGAGTTCGCCGAGGAGCTGCGGTTCGCGCAGCGGGCCGAGGTGGCCGCGCAGCAGGCGGGCGACGCGGGGCTGCTGGCCCGGGTGATCGCCGGCCGCGCCGGCCCGCTGATCGACATGGGCCGGCTGACCGAGGCCGAGCGGGCCAGCCGCGACGTGATGGATTGGGCCAACGGCAACGGCGTCGGCAGCGAAGCGCTGGTCGCCGTGCTGAGCCTGGCCGAGCTGCTGTGGCAGCGTGGCGCCCTCGACGAGGCGGCCGAGTTGCTCGGTGCCGCCCGCCCGATGGAAGCGGCCCGCCCGGCCGAGCGGGGCCGGCGCACCGTCGACATGCTGCTCGGGATGGTCGCGCTGGCCCGCGGCGACCTGGTCGCGGCACACGACCACCTGGTGGTCGCGCTGCGCTCCCGGATGGCCTACGGATTCCGGGGCAGGGCCTGCGACAGCCTCAACGCGATGGCGGTCCGCTGCGCGCACGGCGGCGATCCGAAGACCGCGGCCAAGCTGTTCGGTGCCGCCCAGGCGACCCGCACCACGCAGCGCGGCGCGGGCGGGCTGTTCGCCGCCTACTGGTCGCGGGAGCAGGCGGCCACCCGCGCGGTGCTCGGCGACCCGGGTTTCGACACGGCATACGCGTCCGGCGCCGAGCTGACGCTCGAGCAGGCGGCCGCGATGGCGCTGGCCGTCGAGCATCCCGACCTGGCCGCGGGTTCCAGCCGGTTCGCCGCCGAACTGCCGACCGACCCCGACGTGGGCGAGCCGGCCACCGTCCTCTTCGTGGAGCCGCTCCGGCGCGCCGACATCCTGTTCGTCGACCCACCCGCACCGGCCGATCGCCACTCGACCGACCCCCGGACCGCCGAGGCCCGCCGGCCGGCGGACGCGCGGCCCGCTGACGCTCGCCGCGCGGCGGACGCCGACCGCGTTTCGGAGCCGGGTCGCCCGGCCGACCCGCAGCGGGCGGCCGAGCCGCGGCACCGCAACGACCAGCGGCACGCGGCCGATCCCAAGCGCGACGGTGAGGTCGACACCACGGTGGTGATCCGCGAGTCGCGCGCCGGTCGCTCCCGCGAGGCCGGCACCGACCCGCAGCCGCCACATCCGCGCCGGTCCCGCACCTACCGCGGTGCGCTGATCGGCGACGCCGACACCGCCGACCGCGGCCGCGAAGGCTAGCTGCCAGCGCCGTCACCGTGCGCGCTGATGCGCGTACCCCTGCTTCCCGGCCACACGCACGTGAATGGCTTGGCTATGGTGTGGGCGTGCGGGAGACGGCGTGATCCATTTTCCCCGGGTGCGCCAGAGTCCTCTGCGTGCGCTCGGCATCCGGCTGTTCGCGGCCATCGGTCTGGTCCTGCTCATCGTCCTGGTCGTGTTCATCGACCGGCGCGGCTACCGCGACATCACCGACACGCCCCTGTCGCTGCTCGACTGCGCCTATTACGCCGTGGTGACGCTCTCGACCACCGGCTACGGCGACATCACGCCGATCAGCCAGTCGGCCCGGCTGGTCAACGTTCTCGTGATCACCCCGGCCCGCGTGCTGTTCCTGATCATCCTGGTCGGCACGACGCTCGAGGTGCTGACCGAGCAATACCGCACCAACCTGCGACTGACACGGTGGAGGAAGACAGTGAAAGACCACGTGATCGTCTGCGGGTACGGGACGAAGGGGCGCAGCGCGGTCAACGTCCTCCTGGAGAACGGGATGGACAAGCGCAAGATCGTGGTCGTCGAGAACAGCCCGGCCGCGCTCCGGTCGGCGATCGCCAACGGTCTGGTCGGCGTGGAGGGCTCCGCGACCCGCTCGGCGGTC
This genomic interval from Asanoa ferruginea contains the following:
- a CDS encoding FmdB family zinc ribbon protein, yielding MPRYEFRCRACGSTFEVNRPMAEASAPAQCPDGHADTVKLLSAVSVGGLGGSAPAPAAGGGGGCCGGACGC
- a CDS encoding lytic murein transglycosylase, with amino-acid sequence MGAGEESPTAAAKLRASVPDQRAPGDKKAMPAPVEPEPVKVEPEKSEAAKSTAVKVDIDLGSEWDPARRPPPGIERPADRGVAAGAALKARSAALGRWSRSPSGRLVLPGALLFALIGVTAVAGAVVLPANAPPAAHPSPAGSPAGDPSAGATPGAGLPTGFAPTDPVNPGFPTATATTNPANPPVQGGGGQPADVLTTWAQQVATKTGISVTAVRAYGYAELVAGQNKPTCHISWTTLAAIGKVESAHGTANGATLASDGQTFPHIIGLPLDGQGNRQRITDTDDGQLDGDPTYDRAVGPMQFIPSTWATSGADADNDGIKDPHDIDDAALAAANYLCGNGRDLSKAQDWWGAILSYNDVQRYAQDVFNAANDYGTKSRT
- a CDS encoding GNAT family N-acetyltransferase, whose product is MVREWDPKTASADELRSMLDSLNAVLMADLPDDPLWQESYLREYLAETMPGERRISWLAEEPSGNGGPPRVVGHANVLLLGDIGVVELLIHPKARRAGLAREMLAQAARKTYHEGFSVIGAEVVGGTPAVTFFESVGFVREYTETRSVLRLNSVDWLSLGEMARGIGAGYHLEFCPGGPPDDLLDAYAKAKAELREVDDGDLDLRPSSYDPQRLRASLDCLHRRGMKPYIVLAIHEKTGDVAGLTEVVVPAQHPTRADQYDTIVVQDHRGYGIDRAIKARMLFELRSAEPKLAEVQTWNAQANESMLKVNAELGFQPDREWYEYGADLADILRRLEHGV
- a CDS encoding potassium channel family protein; translated protein: MIHFPRVRQSPLRALGIRLFAAIGLVLLIVLVVFIDRRGYRDITDTPLSLLDCAYYAVVTLSTTGYGDITPISQSARLVNVLVITPARVLFLIILVGTTLEVLTEQYRTNLRLTRWRKTVKDHVIVCGYGTKGRSAVNVLLENGMDKRKIVVVENSPAALRSAIANGLVGVEGSATRSAVLLEAHVKDAKSVIIATHSDDAAVLVTLTVRQLTAGKVRIIAAAREAENAPLLKQSGAHHVIVSASTAGRLLGLSTSAPPLIDVVEDLLTPGQGMALAMRSAERQEVGQAPRDLDPLVIALVRRGKVVSLAEPAGLTVETGDMLVYVRDDRSASLSQ
- a CDS encoding lamin tail domain-containing protein, with protein sequence MRSFRAPAILAAATLTATTALVGVSTSAFAAPTDLLISEYVEGSSNNKAVELYNGTGAPVDLSAYQLQVYFNGATTASFTASLTGTVADGDVFVFAHSASGAEILAQADATTGSGLWNGDDAIVLRKSGAVVDSLGQVGVDPGTEWGTGLTSTADNTLRRKATVTAGDLDPTDAFDPATEWDGFAVDTFGGLGSHSTGGGPVDAPAVVTCGSALVTAAGTAATRDVTAADPDDTIADLDITSVTPAPTAGSISRTAFTAASGPGATATATITASADLPGGSYAVVVTSRDEGGTTASCTLTVQVNHVLTVGEVQGQTTDAEQGKLDRSPLAPASGNSAQLYDIRGVVTQRALSRTAAGALQYGFFFQSRAGADDGDPLTSDGVFVYTSTFPTLIGGYQPVVGDEIVLRGRVTEYFNLTEIASASLVSKLASGLNVDTDVAVTDAVPPVDLATADRFWERHEGMRMRVRAGAQAVSGRDVFASTADSEVWVIDKNDPLLARTDPYAQRVFRDSHPLDNNPAKFDDENGNRILFGTMGVKDRSGDSTTLLPPVHTFDKLTSDAVGGLYFSFDKFGIQPEQVTFAGGTDPSKNNPPKAANRNTEYAVATYNVENLYDFRDDPFDGCDFLGNTGCPGVSPPFDYVPLTQAEYDAQLASLADQITNDLHGPDLILVQEAEDQDICSVSGGALVCGTTDNADGAPDTIQELALTIKAKGGPAYAAAFDRDGADDRGITAAFLYRTDRVSLAPVTPADAVLGTNSGVSYRGAPLPYNTDVQNPKSLNADLPADVDTSTGVDGSDVFTRAPQVAKFLVSATPGSSERQVVWAISNHYSSGPDGRIGQRREQAGYGAEIVKAIEAADPNARVVYGGDLNVFPRPDDPVQSNPGDQLAPLYNAGLHNLWEDLVRDVPASAYSYSFEGQAQTLDHLFVNAPLYGDLVQMRAAHINADWSANYDGDGSRGSSDHDPQVARFSSRAELKVSDAAVTEGNSGTTKLSFTVSVSRPLSEPVLLCGTTLGLTARAGSDYDPVIGCRTLPAGATSTTVDVTVKGDRQREPNETLTLIVAGIPGLVLTDPIGVGTIRNDD